The Coffea arabica cultivar ET-39 chromosome 2c, Coffea Arabica ET-39 HiFi, whole genome shotgun sequence genome includes the window CAGTAACATATTGATCTCGTTTTGTGAGGAAACATGCTTAATCCAACAATGCACTGTACACTCGTGTCGTATGTATGCCTATGTATGCCATAGGTTCATTTGACCACTTAACTCTACTCAAAACTCTTCTTCTTGTTCGGTAAAAGGGCACTGGAAGTAAGTAAAAGGTCGATAATCTTGCTTAGCCTCTCCGTCTGACAAGAAGCAAAGCAAAAAGATcggtaaaatttatttattagtttTTGGTCGGGGTGGGGAAGAATGGCAGTTTTTGGTCGAAGTTTTGAGTTTTACAGTTGGAACTTTGGTAAGAGTTAAATCTTGTGCTAAGTTAGCAAAAGATGTTATGATTAAACTAGTACTCCATCCGCCTCATTCCGGTAGGTTTAACAATTTACATTAAATAATAGCATTATAGAAAAGTCACAATTTAGctatatttttcaattgatAAGTGAACTGTACTATGAGatggatgaaaaaaaaatataaatctattAAAATGGAACGGGGAGTGAATAGTATGTATATTGGATGATCGTGACAAAATCAATTGTACGCGGCAGGcattcaaattcttttttttttttttttcaaacgaatTCATTGTATCTGCTTACCTTCAAATTCATTGTATCTACTTACCTTCTCTAAGTATACGTCcaataaattttatttctttgtggAATCGTGCTAAACTTAGATTGACAACCTGATGATTGTTTGGAATGGAAGAGTTaatattaattttcttttaatcaaAGCCGTGGACGAGTACTAGTTGTAACGATTACGTGGTAGTAGAATTTTCATCCGCAGTCGGTGTACTTTTGATGTATGTGGGTCCTTGCACAAGGAGAATAGCCAAACAGAGTGAAATAATATGGGCTGGGATGAATTTGGCGAGACGAGCAGTTACTTTTAATGGGCTGGCCAGTTCAATGCTGTAGTGTAATACAGAACATTGATTGTGCTCTCAAGTAAGGCCCGTTCAGTGCTGCAATAGCGAACTAATGGCCTAGGCTTTCATTTTACAAGTCGAGAAGCATATAGTGGGCTCACACCCGAGAAAAAAATTGTTGGGCAAGAGCTTCAGTCAGTGGATTGCTTCGCACATGAGCAGCTGTGTACAATCCAACCGTCCTCGTCGACCCAAAATCCAAGTCAGTTGAATGACCCAACAAATATGTCGTCTTTGCCTTGTACAGTTATTTATTTGTTTCCGGCGGGAGGTCTTGCACTCGCTCTCCTCTCCTACTGTTTGGGAACCAGCAGAAGCGTAGCTAGATCTTTATCCCCTCCGGTTCTAACCTAGAACCTCGTACTAGTATTAAATTTATCCAGGTGAATTTCTTTGTCCTAAAACTCTCTCTGGGTTCATGTTTATTGTCCCGAATTACTTCTATCTTTAGGGTTTCGAATTCGGACTCAGTGTCTAACGTGCCTTCTTATTGAAAATTCTTGTTTTGCCTCTTCTTTTAATTTTCGTTTTTGGCCGTGATTTAAAATTATTGTTGAACGTTATATTTGATTGTGTTATAGTTGCTCACTTACTTGTAAAAATCCCAAATTCTTTTGATGGATGAATTCTATGTGGTCTACCAATATTATATCGTAGAGTGGAGAAAGGAAAGATTTCCATTCTTACACAAGTGGGTTCAAAGAGTGGCAGATTTTGTGAATATTAGATCCTTGATTTATGAGCAATGTAGGTGTCGTGAGAAGTTGGGGCTTTCGGACCCATTACTAGTGAAAACAGGAGATGCTATTTTGACGTTGGCTTCAGAGTTACTAGATTAAATGACACAGAAACATGAAAGGTACGGTATGTACTGATTTTACTGGAATCTTGATCCGGTGTCTTCCGGTGCATAGAGCAGTTTATAAGTTTCTTGACTTCACCTGTGATTAACCTTCCTTTTTCCTCTGTTATGTAGTGGACACGTTTTTGTCTTGCAAACATGTGATAATTggtgcatgttttttttttttaaaattctttataATTTTTCTGTGTAGAGAGACTACACACTTTGCTTTGGCAACTTGCTGGGAGCATGTGCTTGTTTTCTGCTTCTTTATCATTTTTTCTGCATCGTTGTCTGGTGGAGAAAATAAACAGACTGCTTTGACAACATACCTTGCTTCTACAAGGAGCAACTCTTCTAGTTTATGTGTTGATTGTAACTTCTATTTAACTTCATTTATCTGGTGTATGCAGGCTACTGTTGACTGCAATACACGGGAGTAACTGGACTGAATCATCAATTTTGCCGTCAGTTTCCCGCCAGCAGTTTCATGGTACTTCCATTGTCATGTGGCTGACTATGTGTATATCTAAGGGCCCTTAGTTCCTCTTTCAACTACATAAAAAGGGTGTAGTTTTATCTGGGTTGTGGATTCTCGGTGCAACTGCTGAATCAGGATTCCTTCATACATCCATTTAACTTGGGAAAATTTTTTGTTAGTCGTTTTTTACATGAACAATCCATTAAAGGATCAAAGTTGGAGCTTCCTAAAAATGGTTCCTTTGAGGACTCGGCTATctatactttttctttttcaggcATACATAAATGTTTTAGTAGTCTGGCTATCTAAGTTTCTAATGTGCTATTTTCTAAAGTGGTCTGTTTTGATCTTGATTTCTGATATTTTGTTTAACATTCTCTGCTGGTTGTTACTTTGATGCATTTATCATCTAAACTTGACGAACTTTAAATTGCTTCTGTCTGCTATAAAATTGAGAAGTACTGATTCAATTTCTGCTACTGATTTGGGAACTCTTCGGGGTATATGACTAGTCAATGCTGAAGATTGGCTTATTGGTTCATGCAGCATTTTGCTCCTTACAGAATTGCTATGCTTGTGAATTGCAGGACCTTGGGCATAGTTTTGATGACAAGTGTGAAAGCAGACTTTACATTGGCAATCTCGACTTAAGGATAACTGAGTAATGAAATATTTTTGCACCTATCTCCTTTCTTAGATTTCCATACTCAGGATAGAATTTTGCTTACAACCTCTTGTTTTTCAGGGCAGCTCTTATTAAGATGTTCTCTCCATTTGGAAAGATAGTATCTGAAGACTTTCTGTGGCACACAAGAGGCCCTAAACGTGGAGAGCCACGTGGATATGCTTTCGTTCAGTTCAACACGAAAGAGGTAAGATTGATCATTCTCGTGTGTTTTTAATAGAAATACTTGATTTCTGTTTCTCAGTTCAGCACGGTCAGTATGTTCTCTCTCAGTACAATTCCTAATTTTTGCTTTTAAAGTGAGCATGCAGGAAGCTAAATTGGCCAAAGAGAAGATGCACGGGAAGTTGGTTTGTGGTCGGCCTTTGGTTGTTCGCCTTGCTAGTGAGAAATACTTGATGGATGCAGCAAGTAATTCACCTAATGCAATTGGGGACTCAAGCAAATCAAGCCTCGCTGGTAGCAGTTCAGGACAAGTGAATCGAAGTGCAAAAATAGCTGCAATAAAGAACAAATTGAAGGCCATGGAAGAGGAGGGCGGGAACCCAAAGAAACAGAAACAAGCCGATAGCATATCTTGCACGGAGTAGATGGAGAATCCttcatctgttaaaagataatgGACAGAGAAATCCAACAATTCTGGCTGATTAATGTATAAGCTATTTGGGTTCCTTTTGAAGTCAACAATTGTAGGAGATGATGGCAATATAGTTTTCTGGAGACAGGTAGAAATTTCGTTTTGTGGGTTAAGTCCTTTGGAAAGGTAGACAACATAGTCAACATTATATGGTTTGTATGTATTAACTTTtagttctgacaggaatgtaACTCAGTATTGGAATCCCCTTTGTTTTACGCAATTCAGAGACTATGCCAAGTAACAACTAACAACTGACAATATTGTCATCTGGTTGCTGACACTTTTTACATTCCTTTGTCATCTGGTTACTGTCTCAGTATTTCCACCCAAAGCAAAGGAAACTTAAAAATTCTTTGCAGCTTTGTGGTGGTTGGAATTTGGAAGTCTGGTTCTATGCTCATGGAAAGCTCCGACGCCCAAGTGTCCAACTGGGGATCAGAAGGGCGAGCGTTGACTATTTTACGGTGGACCGGAACACAAGTGCATCCTGTGGACTTGTTGACTATTGACGAGTGAACTCTTTTAAATCTGAAGTCATGGTAGAATAGTAGTAGTTGTCCTAAATACACGACTGAGTAGCGTAGAAATTAGCATCTAACACAATATAGACATATTAATACCAGGATGCAAAAATTACAACAAAAATTTTTACAATCAGtaacttattttctttttattcgtGTGTCACACATCAATCTCATTTACTAAATTCTACCAAAAAAAATCCCAtttactaaaattttttttaaattcaccTCATTTTGACCATCAATTATATGGTAACAAATAGTAAGACGTGTCTGCAATTAAAGCACTACGTAATATATATCACTGTTTATTGCTCTTAGGATTGCGGCGAATCCCTTCACTAGGAGAGGTTCCTTCGTATTTCTGGCTCTTTAACAACACCACCTGTGGTTTATTCTTACCAAGCCCAAAAGATACTGGGATCTGCCGTAAATGGCGTCGCAACAGGGGTTGCTGCTGTCAACTCCGGTTCTTCAACGGTGGTCATGTCTCGGTTCCCGCCAAAACATTTCCACCATTTCCTCCGCCTACTCAGGAATTGCTAACCCAGCACCTCAGCTACCCAAGTCCCACTCACGCTTCCCGGGAAATCATCAGAAATCCTTGTTCTTCCCCCTCTATTCACCCGGATTGAATCGTCATGTAGCACCTAATTCTATCAGATCGCAGTTGAGTTATCCGATCATTTCTCCACAAGATCACTGGGGCACTTGGACTGCTCTTTTGGCCACCGGCGCTTTCGGTATCTGGTAAGTCATAATATTCTATCCGCATTTTCCCATCAAAAAATTACCGTTATTTTTGGTCTCAGTTGAGGGAATGATCATTATTTGTAATGCTGAGTCAAGGTCAGAGAGGACCAAGATTGGAAGTACATTGAGTGGTGCGCTGGTGAGTATATTAGTTGGTTTAGCCGCCAGCAATTTGGGAATCATACCTTGCGATGCGCCCGCATATAAAATCGTTTTGCAAATCTTGCTGCCAATGGCAGTTCCCTTGCTGTTGTTCAGAGCGGATTTGCGTCGGGTAATACAGTCCACTGGGACACTGCTTCTGGCTTTCTTGCTTGGATCAGGTAGAAAACGATCCCGGAATTCCCTTAAAGCTTCAATCTTGTGTTGGCACTATGtgagttgaaaattttttagaatgtgtttatcccaaaaaaaaaaaaaaaggtagattTAAATCCAAGTTTGCTGGAGGGTTGATAAGTGATACAGAACTGAAATGTAATCATCATGCTCTCAACTTTACGTATCTACTTAGATAACCATGTTGTACTGCAACATGCTGTGCATTCAGTTCAAGTTCATCCTAATAGATACTTATAAACAGCACTGGACTGTAAAgaatttatgaaaaaattgaatAGAGTCTTTGGTTGGCCTTAGAATTTTCTAAGTCTTTGCAGTAGGGGCAATCCATCTCAGAGCAACTTGGGATAAAATTTTTGATACTTTTTACCCTTTCTAAAAAATTTGTGGTCACCACTTACCATGTTAAAACCTGAACTTATGTGGCATCTTTTAAATTTTCAAGACCCTCGATAGTTTTTGCTTTCTTCTGTGGTTGTATCGCAGTTGCAACGACTCTTGGAACTGCTGTGGCATTCCTTTTGGTGCCAATGCGATCATTGGGTCAAGATGGTTGGAAGATAGCTGCTGCACTAATGGGAAGACATATTGGTGGAGGTAACCTAAGACGACATTGACTGCGTCATGTTTTTACCTTTCTTTGAAACTTCACTGCATAGTCATTCTGATGACCACATTAGATTTTTACTGGACATATTTCTGTCACTCCACATTCCCTTAATCATGCAATGGGTTATTTTCAGTTTGATGCTAGGTTTGACGTCAAATCAGGCTATTGGAATGCAAAAGGGAgcttcttttattttcactcaATTGTTAAGTATTTTATGGCTTTTCTTATGCTAAGAAAGAGGGTGCCAACAAATGCTTGCTTCCTTTATACTAGCTTTCCTCTAGACAAATTTCTGTCACTCCATACTATCTTAATTATGCAATGGGTTattttccatttggtgctaaGTTTGACGTCAAATCAGGATATTGGAATGCATAAGGgatcttcttttattttcactcaATTGTGAAGTATTTTATGGATTTTCTAATGCTAAAAAAGATGGTGCCAACAAATGTTTGCTTCCCTTAAACTAGCTTTCTTCTACTGTATGAAGCTTTTCTGGCTTCATTTGCATTGAATGACAAATTTTAATTTGAATGGTGTAAGATTTCAGGTCAATAAGAGTCTCAGTGGTGCTTCCTCTTTTAATTGACGCTGTGGATTGTTTATGTTCCCATTCAGCTGTGTTTGCAAGATGAATTGGTTTGCTCTTCTTATAACCATATTGAtagagcttcttttttttttttcccttttatttagcTGTCAACTATGTGGCGATTTCTGAAGCCTTAGGAGTCACGCCTTCTGTCTTAGCTGCTGGACTAGCTGcagataatgttatttgtgccaTATATTTTACAACATTGTTTGCATTGGCATCTGGAATACCTCCTGAGGCTTCAACAGCAACTGCTGGTTCGGTCCAATTTCTCGAGTCATCATAtggttaattttagttttttcaTTCTAATTAAATTGTGATTGCTGATCGAGATTCTTTGAAAAGAAATCTTGTACATCGgggttttcaactttttattattattgttatttttttttttgtttgacaaaaggTCAAGCCAGtcatttgttcttcaattttacCTCTATTTATTTATCTGTagaaaattttgtgagtttgtgCGACATAAAGGCATCAACCATGTTAAGTAAGGCTATTGCAACTGCGCTGCATCTGACCACACTGAACTTTTATAGATGCTGATGCTGGATATGATATATCAGAATCTGGAAATAAACTGCCTGTACTGCCAACTGCTACAGCCCTAGCTGTATCCTTTGCCATTTGCAAAGCTGGCAGTTCTTTTGCAAAGTATTTTGGAATCTCAGGAGGTAGCCTTCCAGCCATTACTGCAATAGTTGTAATTCTGGCAACTGTATTTCCAAGGTTATTTGCTCATCTAGCACCATCTGGCGAGGCTATGGCACTGATTCTCATgcaggtgattttttttttcatatgcgCGTGGGTCCTTCTGTTACAGATTATAATCGCTGCTTCCTATGTTCTTCTTGTATTGAACCTAAATTTGTACTTGGATCAAGTTCCTTAaacataaattttattaatgacACTTTATTTTGGGCCTCTGCCACACACTTTTTTTTGATAC containing:
- the LOC113724980 gene encoding uncharacterized protein, with product MDLGHSFDDKCESRLYIGNLDLRITEAALIKMFSPFGKIVSEDFLWHTRGPKRGEPRGYAFVQFNTKEEAKLAKEKMHGKLVCGRPLVVRLASEKYLMDAASNSPNAIGDSSKSSLAGSSSGQVNRSAKIAAIKNKLKAMEEEGGNPKKQKQADSISCTE
- the LOC113724981 gene encoding uncharacterized protein isoform X1, with amino-acid sequence MASQQGLLLSTPVLQRWSCLGSRQNISTISSAYSGIANPAPQLPKSHSRFPGNHQKSLFFPLYSPGLNRHVAPNSIRSQLSYPIISPQDHWGTWTALLATGAFGIWSERTKIGSTLSGALVSILVGLAASNLGIIPCDAPAYKIVLQILLPMAVPLLLFRADLRRVIQSTGTLLLAFLLGSVATTLGTAVAFLLVPMRSLGQDGWKIAAALMGRHIGGAVNYVAISEALGVTPSVLAAGLAADNVICAIYFTTLFALASGIPPEASTATADADAGYDISESGNKLPVLPTATALAVSFAICKAGSSFAKYFGISGGSLPAITAIVVILATVFPRLFAHLAPSGEAMALILMQVFFTVVGASGSMWNVINTAPSILLFALVQIAVHLAVILGLGKLFRFDLKLLLLASNANVGGPTTACGMATAKGWSSLVVPGILAGIFGIAIATFVGIAFGLTVLRFM
- the LOC113724981 gene encoding uncharacterized protein isoform X2; amino-acid sequence: MASQQGLLLSTPVLQRWSCLGSRQNISTISSAYSGIANPAPQLPKSHSRFPGNHQKSLFFPLYSPGLNRHVAPNSIRSQLSYPIISPQDHWGTWTALLATGAFGIWSERTKIGSTLSGALVSILVGLAASNLGIIPCDAPAYKIVLQILLPMAVPLLLFRADLRRVIQSTGTLLLAFLLGSVATTLGTAVAFLLVPMRSLGQDGWKIAAALMGRHIGGDADAGYDISESGNKLPVLPTATALAVSFAICKAGSSFAKYFGISGGSLPAITAIVVILATVFPRLFAHLAPSGEAMALILMQVFFTVVGASGSMWNVINTAPSILLFALVQIAVHLAVILGLGKLFRFDLKLLLLASNANVGGPTTACGMATAKGWSSLVVPGILAGIFGIAIATFVGIAFGLTVLRFM